The Calonectris borealis chromosome 13, bCalBor7.hap1.2, whole genome shotgun sequence genome contains a region encoding:
- the SERTM2 gene encoding serine-rich and transmembrane domain-containing 2 has translation MTEIYFKFRGNLTDRVHFPTLATEVDTTADKFSNLYMYVGLFLTFLAILLILLFSMLLRLKHVISPITTSSESTENVQQFTDVEMHSRIPTT, from the coding sequence ATGACTGAGATTTATTTCAAATTCCGTGGAAACCTGACTGACCGTGTCCACTTTCCAACTCTGGCTACAGAAGTAGACACAACAGCAGATAAATTTTCCAACCTCTACATGTACGTGGGACTGTTCCTAACATTTCTGGCTATCCTTCTCATATTGCTTTTCTCCATGCTCTTGCGCCTGAAGCATGTTATTTCCCCAATCACCACGTCTTCAGAGAGCACTGAGAACGTCCAGCAGTTCACAGATGTGGAAATGCACAGCAGGATTCCTACCACTTAG